GCGACCGGCACGACGGGGAGGTCGACGGGCGTCATGGTGATGAGGCGGCCGGTGTTCGTGATCGCGCCGATGCGGGTGCGGCTCGTGGTCTCGATCGCCGTGAGGACGGCGTCGTGCGAGCTGCGGCGGACCGTCTGCAGGGGCGTCCCCGGTGCATCCGTCGGCAGGTCGACGCGGACGGCGCGGCCCGTCGTCGACAGCAGCACCCGGCAGGGCACGTCGGCGATCTCGAGGACGGGCGCCGCCCGGCGGCTCGACGCCCCGGCCACGCTGGGTGCGGCCTCGGTGAGCAGCGTGCGGCGCGGCGTCCCGAACCGGTCGGCGACCTCCTGCAGCTCGGTCGAGACGAGGGCGCGCAGCCGGCGCGGGTCGGCGAGGATCGCCTCGAGCTCCGCGATCTCGGCCTGCAGCCTGTCGCGCTCCTCCTCCAGCTCGATGCGGCTGAACCGTGTGAGCCGACGGAGGCGGAGCTCGAGGATGTAGTCGGCCTGCAGCGTCGAGAGGTCGAAGACGTCCATGAGGCGGGCGCGCGCCTGCTCGGTGTCGTCGCTGCCGCGGATGACTTGGATCACCTCGTCGATGTCGAGGATCGCGATGAGCAGGCCGAGCACGAGGTGCAGCCGCTCCTGCCGCCGGGCGAGGCGGTACCGCGTGCGGCGCGTGACCACGTCGAGCCGGTGCGCCACGTAGACCTGCAGCAGCTCCTTCAGTCCCAGCGTCTGCGGGCTGCCGTCGACGAGCGCGACGTTGTTGATGCTGAACCCGTCCTCGAGCGGGGTGTAGCGGTACAGCTGCTCGAGCACGGCCTCGGGGTTGAAGCCCGTCTTGATCTCGATGACTAGCCGCAGCCCGTGCGTGCGGTCGGTGAGGTCGGTGACGTTGGTGATCCCGGACAGCTTCTTGTTCTGGACGCCGTCCTTGATCTTCTCGATGACCTTCTCGGGCCCGACGAGGTACGGCAGCTCGGTGACGACCAGCCCCGACTTCCGGGGGGTGAGGCTCTCGACGGAGACGCGCGCGCGGGTCTTGAAGCTGCCGCGGCCGGTGAGGTACGCGTCCTTGACCCCCGACAGACCGATGATCGTGCCGCCCGTGGGCAGGTCGGGCCCCGGGACGAACGCCATGAGGTCGTCGAGGGTCGCGTCGGGGTGGTCGATGAGGTGCCGCGCGGCGCCGACGACCTCGATGAGGTTGTGCGGCACCATGTTCGTCGCCATGCCGACCGCGATGCCGCTCGCGCCGTTGACGAGCAGGTTCGGGAAGGCGGCGGGGAGCACGGCCGGCTGCATGAAGGCGTTGTCGTAGTTCGGGACGAAGTCGACGACGTCCTCGTCGAGCCCCTCGACCATCGCGAGCGCGGACGCGGCGAGCCGGGCCTCCGTGTAGCGGGGCGCGGCCGGCCCGTCGTCGAGCGAACCGAAGTTGCCGTGCCCGTCGATGAGCGGCACCCGGAGCGTGAACGGCTGCGCCATGCGCACCATCGCGTCGTAGATGGCGGAGTCGCCGTGGGGGTGGAGCTTCCCCATCACCTCGCCCGTGACGCGCGCGCTCTTCACGTGCCCGCGGTCGGGGCGCAGGCCCATCTCGCTCATCTGGTAGAGGATGCGGCGCTGCACGGGCTTGAGCCCGTCGCGCGCGTCGGGCAGGGCGCGCGAGTAGATGACCGAGTACGCGTACTCGAGGAACGAGTTCTCCATCTCGGTGGAGACGTCGACGTCCTCGATGCGCTCGGAGGGCTCGTCGGGCGTGGTGTGCGTGGTGGAGGGACTCATGGACTCTCTGGGTCGGGATCGGCGCTGCGCCTGATCGGCGTCGTGACGCGGATGCGGGCCGGGCTGCTGTGCCAGACTGGGCCGGATGGCCCCCATGCTACCGGCGCCCGGATCCAGCCGGATGAGCCTCACCGCGGTCATGCCCGGCTGCCTCGCCGCCCTCGCGGGGGAGGAGTCGGAAGCCGGCCTCCCGCCCGTCGACCGTGCGGTCGTCGTGCTCGTCGACGGGCTCGGATCCGCCGCCCTCCGAGCCCGCGCCGGACACGCCCGCCACCTCGTGCAGGGCTGGCGGAAGAAGGACGTCGTCGACGTCGGGTTCCCCACCACGACGGCGGCCAGCATCACCTCCCTCACCACCGGCGTGCGCGCGGGCGAGCACGGGCTCGTCGGCTACAGCGCGCTGGATCCCGCGCACGACCGCGTCCTCAAGCTGCTGTCCGGATGGGACGCGCGCAGCGTCCCGGACCAGTGGCAGCCGGTGCCGACCGCCTTCGAGCGAGCGGTCGCCGCGGGCATCCCCGCGTTCGTCGTCGGCTCGGCCCGCTACGCCGGATCCGGGTTCTCGCGCGCCGCGCTGCGCGGCGCGACCTACGTCGCCGCCGAGTCGATCGCGGACCGCTTCGCGACCACGCGCGAGCTCATGGACCGGGAGCCGCGCGCGCTCGTCTACCTCTACGTCCCCGAGCTCGACCAGGCCGCCCATTCGCACGGCTGGGAGTCCGACCGCTGGCTCCGCGGCCTCGAGGAGCTCGACCAGGCGGCGGGCCCCTTCCTCGACCGCCTCGGCCCGCGCGAGGGTGCGCTGATCACCGCCGACCACGGCATCGTCGACGTGCCCGCTGGATCCCAGATCCTGTTCGACCGCGTGCCCGAGCTGGTCGCGGGCGTCCGGCACGTCGCGGGGGAGCCGCGCTGCCTGCACCTGCACCTCGAACCGGGCGCGGACGCCGACGGCCTGGCCGACGCCTGGCGCGCCTCGGAGGGGACGCGCGCCCACGTCGCGACGCGCGCCGAGGCGATCGCCGCCGACTGGTACGGGCCGGTCCGGGAAGGTGTCGCCGCGCGCATCGGCGACGTGATCGTCGCGACGCGCTCGCTCATCGCGTACTACGACGGCCGCCCGCGAGACCAGGGCGCCCGTCGGATGATCGGTCAGCACGGGGCGTTCTCGGACGAGGAGCGCCTGGTGCCGCTCATCCGCGCCGGCGCCTTCGCCCGCGGCTGACCTGCGGGACGACGACGGCCGGACCGCCCGCGGGGCGGCCGGAGGTCGTGCGGGGTCAGGCCAGGTGGTCGTCGTCGCTGCGGGCGCCGAACACGATCTCGTCCCAGCTCGGCATCGCCGTGCGCCCGCGGCGGCCGGACGGCTTCGCGGAACCGCGGCCCTCGCCGGTCCCGGGCGTGCGCAAGCCCTCGTCGTCGGACTCGTCGCGCGGGCGGTCGCGGCCGGTGTCGACACGGCCGACGCCGGGGATCACCGCGGACCGCAGCGGCGGCGCGGAGCGCTGCCCGCCGCGAGGGCGAGAGAGGGGCTCGTCGCGCCGGGCGGCAGGAGCGGGCGCCTCCTCGACCGGGTCGTCGCCCTCGTCCTCGCGCGGCACGGACTCCCGCTCACCCCGGCGACGGCGGAGCGCCTCGAGCAGGTCGGCGGTCTCGTTCAGCTCGACTTGCGCCACGCGCGCCGGCTGCTGTGTTCCCGCGGGGTGGTTGCCCTGCCGTCCGAGGTGCGACACGGACGCGCCCTCGTCACGGCGGTGCGCCTCCCAGGGCTGGGGAGCGGTGTCCTGCGTGCTCGACGCCGTCGGCTCGGGCAGGCGGAAGGCGCCGCTGTCGAAGCGCGTGACGCCGTCCTCCTGGTGCGTGTCCGGGGCCTCGGGCGGCAGCGCGCGGAGGCGGGGGATGAGCGCGCCGCGGATCTCGCCCTGCTGCGAGAGGGTGATCGCCTCGTTGTTGGCGGGGGAGAGCGCGTGCTTCTTCGGGTCGTAGGACCAGCGCGCGTCGTGCTCGATCTCCTCGCTGGTGAAGGCGGCCTTCACGACCCAGCCGCCGAGCTGCTCCTTCCAGCTGCTCCAGCGCACCTCCTGCGCACCGAGCGACTCGAGGCGCTCCTCGATGACCTGGCCGAAGAGCGTGCCCTGCCCCATCGGGTCGACCTCGATGGCGGTGTGCACGGGGACCTTCATGGCGCTGCGCACGACGTGCTCGCGCTCGGCGACGACGGGGCCCTCGAACTTGCGCACGTACTCCACGGACGCCCCGGTCTCCCGTGCGACGTCCTCGGCGCTCATGCCCTGCCGGATGAACGACTGGATGATGCGCGGGGCGGCCTTCCGCGGCGGGCCGCCGTCGGCGGACTGGCGACGGAGCGCCGAGCGGAAGGAGTCGTCCATCACGAGACGGTGCCGTTCACCGCCCGGGGTCTCCACGACGAGGGCGCCGTCCTCGACTCCGACGATTTTCAGATCCTGCATGGGTTCCACGCCTCTCGCGCTCACTGGACGATTCACGATCGCACGAGTCGGCCCCTCTTCCGGGGAATACGCGTGGCGCGCCGCGACTTGAGTCCGACGAGAGCGCCGGAGGGCGGGATCGCAGGCCCCGCAGGCAGGTTGTTCGTGCGCGAACGGTGTACCGTGTGAGTCCGCATCCGCGGCCCGGGCACGGGCCGGCTCCCCGCATCCAAACCGCCGATCAGGAGCCCCGAGAGGGGCCCGGAGGACGGTTTGCTATCCGGATGCGATTCATGCAAACTGTGCCCGCCGATTCCGTTCGGCGGTTATTCGAGAAGTGGACAGGAATGGCAACTGATTACGACGCCCCGCGCAAGACGGAGGACGACTCCGACTCGATCGAGGCTCTGAAGGAGCGCGTCCCGGACCGCATGTCCGGGGTCGTGGACGTCGACGATGCCGACAACCCCGGGAGCTTCGACCTCGCCGGAGCCGACCTCTCCGACCTCGAGCTCGAGACGGTGGTGCTCCCGCCCCAGGCGGACGAGTTCACCTGCGTGAGCTGCTTCCTCGTGAAGCACCGCTCGCAGATCGACCACCAGGAGAAGCTCGGGCCCATCTGCCAGGAGTGCGCCGCCTAGATGTACTGGGTCATGACGTTGGTGACACTCGGGCCGCGGGCGTGAGCCCGTGGCTTGAGTGGATTCGTTCAGTGTTGTAGTGCTCGATGAAGGGGTCAAGCGCGTCGGCCCGGTGTTGGTTGCCGGTGAAGGGTTGCCGGTAGGCCCACTCGGTCGCGAGGGTCCGGTTGAAGCGCTCGACCTTGCCGTTCTGCCAGGGGCAGTGCGGGCGGATGAACTTCTGCCGCGCGCCCAGGTCCTGGACGGCGTTCTTGAACACGGTCGAGTGCCGGTAGGCGAACGCGTTGTCCGTGATGACCCGCTCGATCCGGGTGATCCCATGCCCGGCGAAGTACGCCGCTGCGCGGGTCAGGAACCCGGCCGCGGTCGCGCCTTTCTCATCGGGATGGATCTCCGCGTAGGCGAGACGGGTGTGGTCATCGACCGCGGCATGGACGTAATCGAACCCGATCCCGCGGCCGCGGACCTGCTCGCTGCGCCCGTGGACCCGCCAGCCGCCTCCGTCCGGGATCCTCCCGAGCTTCTTCACGTCCACGTGGATCAGATCACCCGGATGCTCGTGCTCATACCGGTGCGCCGTTGACCGGGATGCCCGGATCACGGCCCCGGTGACGGGGTCCAACCATGCCAACGGCGGCGCCCCGTGCCGGCGCAGGATGCGGGAGATCGTACGGGATGGAACACCTGTCACCGGCGCCAGCCGCGCAGGACCCGCCCGCAACTGGGCCCGCGCTTCCAGCACGGCCCGTTCCCGCTCCGGGCTCGTTCGCCTCGGTACTGACCGGGGCCGCGATGACCGATCCGTCAGCCCTCGCAGCCCCTCGGCACGGAACCGGTTCACCCATCGATGCGCGCACTGCCGCGACACCCCCAGCTCCCGCGCGACGTGCGCGACCGGCCGACGATCCTCCACCACCCGCCGCACGAGGAGAACCCTCCCGTGAACCGTCAGACGAGCATTACCGTGGGACATCGAGGCCTCCTGGCGATGGTTGAACTGAACAGCTCCATCAAGCCAGGAGGCCTCTTCACACGCCCCGAAGTGTCACCAACGTCATGGCCGAGTACACCTAGAGCGTCGCCGGGCGAGAGCCCCCCCTGAGGACAGAATCCCCCTGAGGACAGAGCGCCTCACCGCACGTCATGATCGCCGCGATCCCCGGATCGCGGCGATCAGTCGTTCCGGGGTGCGCGTGGAGAGCAGCCAGTACGGAGCAGGGTCGGCCGCGTCCAGCAGCGGCACCTTGACCACCGGGTCCACCCAGCCGCGGATCACCAGGTACGCCCGGGCATGGAGGCGCGTGCCGCGCTCCGCCGTCGCCTGCGCGCCCCGGAACCCCTCGGGCTCGCCGAGCTGGTCGACGTCGATGGATGCGCGGCCCGCGCGCAGCCGCCCGTCGACCACCTGGATGACCGGGCTCGTGAGCACGAGCGTGGCCACGACGCCCGCGTAGAGCACGATCGCGACGACGACCCCGGCGATGACGCTGATGGGGAGGAACACGAGCAGGCTCGCGGGGATGACGAGAGCGGTGGCGACGAAGAGCCAGGGAGCAGGCCACAGCCGCTCGCTGTAGGGGGATGCGGGCATGCGCCTATTCGATCAGATTCCTGCACTAGCCTCGGACCGTGCCCGATCCCGTCGACGTCCTCATCGCGGGCGACGCCCCGATCCCGACCTACGCGCATCCCGGCGACGCCGGCGCCGACCTCACGGCCGCCGAGGCCGTCCGCCTCGAGCCGGGCCGACGGGCCACCGTCGGCACGGGCGTCAGCATCGCCCTCCCGGACGGGTACGCCGCGTTCGTCCTGCCCCGCAGCGGCCTGGCCGCGCGTCACGGCATCACGATCGTCAACGCGCCCGGCACCGTCGACGCGGGCTACCGCGGCGAGATCCGGGTCACCCTCCTCAACACCGATGCCGAGGCCGCGTACGATGTCGCGGTCGGCGACCGCATCGCGCAGGTCGTCGTCATGCCGGTCAGCCGGGTGCGCTTCGTGCCCGTCGAGAAGCTGCCCGGGAGCCACCGCGGCACGGGGGGCTTCGGCTCCACGGGCACCGGCGCCCTCCCCGCCCGAGATCCAGGAGACCGAACATGACCGACGAGAACGCGAACCAGCCGGATGACGCCGCCGTCGCGGACGACGCCGAGCACGTCCTGGACGCCAAGTCCGCGCCCGACGACCGGGCCGACGAGGGTCCGCTCGACGAGACCGAGGCGAACCCCGTCCGCCCGTACGTCGACCTCGGCGGGATCAAGATCCTGCCGCGCGAGGGCCTCCACCTCCGCCTCGAGGTCGCAGAGGGCACCCAGCAGGTCGTCGCGATCGGCCTCGACTTCGCCGAGTCCAGCCTCCAGGTGCAGCCGTTCGCGGCCCCGCGCTCGAGCGGGCTGTGGCACGAGATCCGCACGACCATCGGGGAGCAGATCCAGAAGCAGGGCGGGACCACGCGTCTCGCCGACGGTCCGTTCGGGCCGGAGCTGCACGCCGTGATCCCCGTGGTGCAGCAGCCCGGCCAGCCCGCGGCCAGCACACGCGAGGCCCGCTTCATCGGCGTCGACGGACCGCGCTGGTTCCTGCGCGGCGTCATCACCGGCCGCGCCGTGTCGGACCCCGAGGCGGCCGCCGCCGTCGAGGACCTGTTCCGCTGCGTCGTCGTGGTGCGCGGCTCGTCGCCCATGCCCCCGCGCGACCTCATCCCGCTCAAGATGCCCGCCGCGCAGGTCGGCACCACCCCGGGCGCGGCTCCGGCCGGCGAGAGCCCGGCCTCCGCGCTGGGCTCCTGAACGTGTCGGGGGAGGATCCGCGCGAGCGGGATCCCCGGGGCCAGCCCCCCCCCGCGGACGAGGCGGCCGCGACCGACGGCATCCCCGGCGAGCCCGCGTCCGTGTCCGCGTCCGCCCCCGGTGAGGCGCTCGGCGCGAGCATGGCACAGGCCGCCGAGCGCGCAGGTCTGGGTCAGGCGGCGCGCGGCGAGACGATGACGGCGGCGGCGCTCCTCACCGCCATGGGCGGCGTCCGCGGCGTGCTCGAGGCGATCGTGCCCGGGCTCCTGTTCCTGGTCGCGTTCACCCTGACGCGCGACATCGTGCTCTCCGTCGCGGTGCCGGTCACCGTCGCGGTCGTGGCCGTCGTGGCCCGGCTGGTGCAGCGCTCGGCCTTCGCGCCCGCGGTGGGCGGCCTCGTCGGCATCGTGATCTCCGCGGTCCTGGCGCTCCGGTCGGGGGAGGGCCGCGACTTCTACGCCCTCGGGCTGTGGACCAACGGCGCCTACTTCGCCGTCCTCCTCGTGTCGGTGGTCGTGGGGTGGCCGCTCGTCGGCGTCGCCGTGGGCTTCCTCATGGGCGACGGGACGGCCTGGCGGCAGGACCGCAGGAAGGCCAGGGCGCTCCGCCTCCTCACCCTCGTCTGGGTCGGTTTCTTCGCGCTCCGCCTCGCGGTGCAGCTCCCTCTCTACCTCGCCGACTCGATCGACGCGCTCGGGGTCGCGCGCCTGGTGATGGGCACGCCCCTCTACGGCGTCCTCCTCGTGCTGTCGTGGTTGTTCGTGCGCGCCGTGTACGCGAAGGAGCCGGCTGCCCCCGCGGCCGGCTGACCCGCGGTCCTCCCGCTCCTCGTCGGCAGGGCAGGCACCGCGCGCCGCGGCGTCGGGCGCGGTGGCGCGATGGTAGATTCATCTCGACGTCGAGATACATCGGCGCCGTCCCGCCTCGCGCCGGGTGCCCGATCAGGGTCGCCTTACT
This window of the Clavibacter sepedonicus genome carries:
- a CDS encoding DNA gyrase/topoisomerase IV subunit A, which gives rise to MSPSTTHTTPDEPSERIEDVDVSTEMENSFLEYAYSVIYSRALPDARDGLKPVQRRILYQMSEMGLRPDRGHVKSARVTGEVMGKLHPHGDSAIYDAMVRMAQPFTLRVPLIDGHGNFGSLDDGPAAPRYTEARLAASALAMVEGLDEDVVDFVPNYDNAFMQPAVLPAAFPNLLVNGASGIAVGMATNMVPHNLIEVVGAARHLIDHPDATLDDLMAFVPGPDLPTGGTIIGLSGVKDAYLTGRGSFKTRARVSVESLTPRKSGLVVTELPYLVGPEKVIEKIKDGVQNKKLSGITNVTDLTDRTHGLRLVIEIKTGFNPEAVLEQLYRYTPLEDGFSINNVALVDGSPQTLGLKELLQVYVAHRLDVVTRRTRYRLARRQERLHLVLGLLIAILDIDEVIQVIRGSDDTEQARARLMDVFDLSTLQADYILELRLRRLTRFSRIELEEERDRLQAEIAELEAILADPRRLRALVSTELQEVADRFGTPRRTLLTEAAPSVAGASSRRAAPVLEIADVPCRVLLSTTGRAVRVDLPTDAPGTPLQTVRRSSHDAVLTAIETTSRTRIGAITNTGRLITMTPVDLPVVPVASVQLGAGVRIRDYLGLTDRKERVVALVALGTDEAIALGTRQGVVKRVAPSALPAKPEYEVIALKKGDEVVGARQGAETDELVFVTSEAQLLHFPAVSVRPQGVQAGGIAGVNLGAGAHVLFFSSVAPEGAEVVTVSASSATIAGVDPGRAKVSAFGDFPRKGRATGGVRAHAYLKGEDHLALAWVGPGPALAVGPAGEVRQLPPTGMKRDGSGIPLEKPIGSVGQAVTPAEAPDAASGAAVGVVEPSAEDGSAPLET
- a CDS encoding alkaline phosphatase family protein; translated protein: MAPMLPAPGSSRMSLTAVMPGCLAALAGEESEAGLPPVDRAVVVLVDGLGSAALRARAGHARHLVQGWRKKDVVDVGFPTTTAASITSLTTGVRAGEHGLVGYSALDPAHDRVLKLLSGWDARSVPDQWQPVPTAFERAVAAGIPAFVVGSARYAGSGFSRAALRGATYVAAESIADRFATTRELMDREPRALVYLYVPELDQAAHSHGWESDRWLRGLEELDQAAGPFLDRLGPREGALITADHGIVDVPAGSQILFDRVPELVAGVRHVAGEPRCLHLHLEPGADADGLADAWRASEGTRAHVATRAEAIAADWYGPVREGVAARIGDVIVATRSLIAYYDGRPRDQGARRMIGQHGAFSDEERLVPLIRAGAFARG
- the sepH gene encoding septation protein SepH, with translation MQDLKIVGVEDGALVVETPGGERHRLVMDDSFRSALRRQSADGGPPRKAAPRIIQSFIRQGMSAEDVARETGASVEYVRKFEGPVVAEREHVVRSAMKVPVHTAIEVDPMGQGTLFGQVIEERLESLGAQEVRWSSWKEQLGGWVVKAAFTSEEIEHDARWSYDPKKHALSPANNEAITLSQQGEIRGALIPRLRALPPEAPDTHQEDGVTRFDSGAFRLPEPTASSTQDTAPQPWEAHRRDEGASVSHLGRQGNHPAGTQQPARVAQVELNETADLLEALRRRRGERESVPREDEGDDPVEEAPAPAARRDEPLSRPRGGQRSAPPLRSAVIPGVGRVDTGRDRPRDESDDEGLRTPGTGEGRGSAKPSGRRGRTAMPSWDEIVFGARSDDDHLA
- a CDS encoding DUF4193 domain-containing protein, which translates into the protein MATDYDAPRKTEDDSDSIEALKERVPDRMSGVVDVDDADNPGSFDLAGADLSDLELETVVLPPQADEFTCVSCFLVKHRSQIDHQEKLGPICQECAA
- a CDS encoding IS481-like element IS1121 family transposase — protein: MSHGNARLTVHGRVLLVRRVVEDRRPVAHVARELGVSRQCAHRWVNRFRAEGLRGLTDRSSRPRSVPRRTSPERERAVLEARAQLRAGPARLAPVTGVPSRTISRILRRHGAPPLAWLDPVTGAVIRASRSTAHRYEHEHPGDLIHVDVKKLGRIPDGGGWRVHGRSEQVRGRGIGFDYVHAAVDDHTRLAYAEIHPDEKGATAAGFLTRAAAYFAGHGITRIERVITDNAFAYRHSTVFKNAVQDLGARQKFIRPHCPWQNGKVERFNRTLATEWAYRQPFTGNQHRADALDPFIEHYNTERIHSSHGLTPAARVSPTS
- a CDS encoding DUF3093 domain-containing protein; translation: MPASPYSERLWPAPWLFVATALVIPASLLVFLPISVIAGVVVAIVLYAGVVATLVLTSPVIQVVDGRLRAGRASIDVDQLGEPEGFRGAQATAERGTRLHARAYLVIRGWVDPVVKVPLLDAADPAPYWLLSTRTPERLIAAIRGSRRS
- the dut gene encoding dUTP diphosphatase, with amino-acid sequence MPDPVDVLIAGDAPIPTYAHPGDAGADLTAAEAVRLEPGRRATVGTGVSIALPDGYAAFVLPRSGLAARHGITIVNAPGTVDAGYRGEIRVTLLNTDAEAAYDVAVGDRIAQVVVMPVSRVRFVPVEKLPGSHRGTGGFGSTGTGALPARDPGDRT
- a CDS encoding DUF3710 domain-containing protein, giving the protein MTDENANQPDDAAVADDAEHVLDAKSAPDDRADEGPLDETEANPVRPYVDLGGIKILPREGLHLRLEVAEGTQQVVAIGLDFAESSLQVQPFAAPRSSGLWHEIRTTIGEQIQKQGGTTRLADGPFGPELHAVIPVVQQPGQPAASTREARFIGVDGPRWFLRGVITGRAVSDPEAAAAVEDLFRCVVVVRGSSPMPPRDLIPLKMPAAQVGTTPGAAPAGESPASALGS
- a CDS encoding DUF3159 domain-containing protein; translated protein: MSASAPGEALGASMAQAAERAGLGQAARGETMTAAALLTAMGGVRGVLEAIVPGLLFLVAFTLTRDIVLSVAVPVTVAVVAVVARLVQRSAFAPAVGGLVGIVISAVLALRSGEGRDFYALGLWTNGAYFAVLLVSVVVGWPLVGVAVGFLMGDGTAWRQDRRKARALRLLTLVWVGFFALRLAVQLPLYLADSIDALGVARLVMGTPLYGVLLVLSWLFVRAVYAKEPAAPAAG